ACTCTCATGGGTAACCTTCTTGAGTATCACTCTTATCATATTATGAAAAGCGAGCAGTAATATCTCGCTTGCGGGAATTCTCTTGAGACCAGGTTGGTCCCACGTAAATGTAGATCTTCGTTCTCTAGCCGCGCAACGATTCCACTGTCCCAATAGGTTGGTTCAAGCGCCAGCCATGGAATATCATCAATCCAATCGGCTATTTCATCTCCCTAGCAAGAAAAATGGCAAGCTATAAGAGACAGTCAATTGCCAGCTGAAATTTATGGAACCAAGAATCCAACCAAATTCAAGGAGCACCATGGCTGTTCAAGAGGGTGTTAATCTTGTCCGAATCTTCTTCTACGCCAAGGACACTATCAGCGCTAAACGCAAGAAGGCTCTCATTGCCTTAGCCTACCAAACAGCTCGAGATCAACATGCTGGCCCCTAAGGAAATTCTGATCCGGTTAGTGGTACTCCTTTTTCCTCCAGACCAAGTCCACTGGAGATGCACTTTTATACTTCTCCTAGGTTTTCGCTTGATCATTTATCCCAAGGAATCTTTTGCTGACTAGGTTATCGGCCAGCTCTGACTTGCACGGAACCACCAACATCAAGGGAGACGTATCAAAGATCCCAAGGGTTGGCATGGCACCTTTGCCTTCAAAAGCGAGGACCAGCTCCTGCGCCAATACCACGTTGCGTCACACAGGTACACCAGCAGTAAAGAGGAATATATCCTCCAAAAAGCGACGCACACTCCAGAGAAGGCAGACGATACTCCACGAGGCCggccaaaagaggaaaaggttgTTTGGCCACCCATGGATCAACTTGAAGAATATGAGGACAGCCCTATTGGTTACTCGCACCTCCCCGGTCAGAACTAGGAGCCGAACAGGGCTAACAATTGTTGAGCCTGGATGGACCTCCGCGCATACCTAGATAACGTTGTATATCGATCAGTCGTCTAACCAGCCATCTAATTCATCAGTATATCATCTGTATATTAAGTGGAACCCTTCAAACTTCGTTCGTAGTCAGGCAATGCCCATTTGACCATCCAGTCCGACTGAAGGACCTCGTCCGCAGTGAGGCGCCCTTCCGGTAGATACACAAGTATTCGGCGCATTGAATCCAGAAATGcggctttctcttcctccccaaTTTCATTCCCTTCCCGCCGCCTCCATTTCTGCACAGTAACTTCAAACCACTCTTCGAGCGGCGGCCATTTGTCTTCGCCATAGGAATCGGTCGGCTGCCCATCCTCGGTGATAAAAATTCATCCCGCGCTTTCCACCGCAGCCACCAGTCCGAGGGCATTGGTCCTAGTACATCGATGTGTTGTGCCACTATCTCATCCTTGGGTCTAAATTCGTTGCTAAAGACAGGTTTCATCCCCATTATCTCCCAGAGTGCTGTAGCTAGGCTCCAGATATCAGATCGATCGGTAAGAGGTACCCCTGGTTCAGATTTGGATTCTGGAGCACGGGCACCAGATGGGGTATGGCAATCTCGTCCAAGTCGCACTTCTGATGCCGGGCAAAAGGCCTCCCCAAAGTCATTTAGGAGTATGCGTGCCGTAGATAGTGTGAGCTAATCTATAGATCTCCCAAGAAGCAGTGGCCGAGCCGCTTCAGCTGGGATATTCGGAGGGAGCGGCTCTCCATTTCCATTATTTGCGTAATGGGGACTGTTTCGGGTTTGCCATACTTTTCGTACAATTGCTCAACAGAAAGGTCATCGAAGTTGGACGGAAGGGCCAGCAAAACGTTGTTTAAATGTAAATCTAATCCACaatatagctaaaattaGCCTGGTAATCTTGAAATGCAAAAGCACGGGAGTTAAACAAACCTCCATGAACATAGCCTTGTGAATGCACGCATGCCACCGCCTGGGCAAGGCTATATGATAGTGCTCGAGCGACGTCtaaggggaagagagagaaggaaacaTCCCTCAGGTTGCATGCAGCCAGCGTAACTGTGTAGCATGTGTGGGTTCCATTGGGGCCTCGCACTTCGAATTCATCCAGTAGTTCAGGAACCAAACGTCGCCCAGGGTGCCCATGCGATGACATAAACGATTTAGATAGAGCGTTGAGAACTCTTGTCTCCCGCGGAACTGAAGATGCTGTATTGACTTTGAGAGCGACGTAGCGTTTGAGGAGTGTATCGTGCGCAAGCCAGACGGTCGAATAACCCCCATGGCCGAGTTCGTGTGCGATGTAGAATCAGCCATAATGCAGTGTGTCCCCAATCATTATAGGATGATAACCCCCGGGCTCATAATCCTCAAGCGCTTCCAAACCCTGAATCCAGTTGTACTCGATCTGAGGTTTTTCGGCCATTGTTGTGGAAATAAGCCGCGCGAAAGAACGGGATTTGGTCGCCCTACCTTATTTAGTTACCTCCTCAAAGGCCATCATATTGAACCCTCTGTATAAGCCAATTCCATACCCTAGTTTGCCATCAAAAAAGCCCTCTGCGTATGCCCAATCTCCGCACAATTAGCGTATTTGCAAAGTTGTTCCCTATGGTAACCTAGCCAAGCTTGAAGGGGCCTAGTAGGTATGTTGAGTATTGTACCGTTTTTATATTGCGGGATCACAGGTGTCCATTTTCGTTTTTCACTAAATAACAGGATTTGCTATTTATTCAGCTTACTAGAATGGACACTAATAATCCTGACCGTCTGACGATGGTATTGTCGCTGACAATATTTAGCTATCGTCTATCGAGCTATGACAACTACTTTAACACCCATCCAGTCGATCTACAGTGTATGTACACcaaaatattaattctattttgCCCGAAACTTACTCATAGAGCCAGTAGTCTCTCTTGTACCAGTCCCTGAGGCTAACGACGAGTACCCAATGAACTCATTTAGCGATCAGTGCGATGGAAACTTTAAGATCTGTACCATGGGTAGACAAAACGTCCACCGTCTCCTAGTCAGAAATACAGCGAGCACAAAATATGCGCTCAATCCCGTAAACGTGCGACATACATTATATGGGAAACACACTCTCTCTGCGTGCATTTAATCATATTCCAAAGGCATAGAATGTAAGAGTGACATTGGCCCCCCTCCTCTGAACTAAACTGATACGAGAAGGGCTTGATCTTACCTAAAAGTCGGTGGGGAGCCTTTGGTGGGATATAGCCCTAAAAGTAAGATTCCAGGCTGACGCTTCTCATTCCCCAAAATATCCAAATGATTTGTTGCCGACTTTTCGCCCTTGGAGGAAAAAGGCTGAGCGTACCTTAATCCCTTTCCGCCGTTCCATAATTGCCCTGGCTACGCTAAGGACCGTATGCCGCGGGGGCCACAAGTGCAGCCGAGTAAGCGTCAGATTTTAGGTTATTCCCGCCGCCCCCACAACCATAAGCTTATGCCACTGGAACTGTTGGAGAGCTTCTTCGCGAAGAATCTCAGTTAGCCACGTTATGAAGGTAATGGAATGTATCCCATGATTCTAGACGTTTCACCTACCCAGCTCGAAGTGGGATGCGTCTTCCGAGCCCTTACTGGCCAGGCTTTCGTTCATCAGGATCACTTACGATCAAAGATTAGACCAACATGTAACCCAAGAAATGGCAGGAACATTAGAGCCTCCAGCCGGTTTTATTTGGTTTGTCAGAAGATATGCACAGTCATGGACGACATATGCGGGGTGAGCTGAGTTGCATGCAATGAGTAACCTCGACAGCAGATTAGGGCTATGTGCCGGCAGTTTGGCCCCATCCGCCCCCACTGACCTGTCAG
The sequence above is a segment of the Aspergillus flavus chromosome 4, complete sequence genome. Coding sequences within it:
- a CDS encoding uncharacterized protein (expressed protein); translation: MAPLPSKARTSSCANTTLRHTGTPAVKRNISSKKRRTLQRRQTILHEAGQKRKRLFGHPWINLKNMRTALLVTRTSPVRTRSRTGLTIVEPGWTSAHT
- a CDS encoding kinase-like domain-containing protein — protein: MSSHGHPGRRLVPELLDEFEVRGPNGTHTCYTVTLAACNLRDVSFSLFPLDVARALSYSLAQAVACVHSQGYVHGDLHLNNVLLALPSNFDDLSVEQLYEKYGKPETLTLSTARILLNDFGEAFCPASEVRLGRDCHTPSGARAPESKSEPGVPLTDRSDIWSLATALWEIMGMKPVFITVQKWRRREGNEIGEEEKAAFLDSMRRILVYLPEGRLTADEVLQSDWMVKWALPDYERSLKGST